In one window of Gossypium arboreum isolate Shixiya-1 chromosome 4, ASM2569848v2, whole genome shotgun sequence DNA:
- the LOC108459564 gene encoding phosphoenolpyruvate/phosphate translocator 2, chloroplastic-like, whose translation MQSTALTLSPLTPLLRPLNKNPNHRYGSLWNLSSLKPLGLLRSINGLSFQKASHLFSCSRFNARRINESFLISDGRCDGFKVRATPVPGNIGDTNDSSGLATSMQLGAMFAIWYILNIYFNIFNKQVLKVYTFPATVTAFHFGCGTLIILIMWASNLYHRPKLTRSQLAVIIPLAIVHTLGNLLTNVSIGRVNVSFTHTIKAMEPFFTVLFSVLFLGEWPTFWIVFSLIPVVGGVALASFTEASFNWIGFCSAMASNVTNQSRNVLSKKFMVKNEETLDNINLFSIITIISFMLLVPAAILLEGVKFSPSYLQSAANQGLNIRELCIRSLLAGFCLHSYQQVSYMILQMVSPVTHSVGNCVKRVVVIIASVIFFQTPVSPINSLGTTLALTGVFLYSKAKQLKPKPKGGESLKVAE comes from the exons ATGCAGAGCACTGCACTTACTCTTTCTCCTTTAACTCCATTGCTGAGACCTTTAAATAAGAACCCAAACCACAGATATGGTTCACTCTGGAACTTGTCTTCATTAAAGCCATTAGGTCTCCTCAGATCCATCAATGGACTTTCATTTCAAAAAGCTTCTCATCTTTTTTCTTGTTCCCGCTTCAATGCTCGCCGAATCAACGAGTCATTCCTGATTTCAGATGGAAGATGTGATGGCTTCAAGGTCAGGGCTACACCGGTTCCTGGAAACATAGGCGACACAAATGACTCTAGTGGTTTAGCTACGAGCATGCAACTTGGAGCCATGTTTGccatttggtatattttgaataTCTACTTCAACATTTTCAACAAGCAG GTTTTAAAGGTGTATACGTTTCCAGCAACAGTTACAGCTTTCCACTTTGGGTGTGGGACTTTGATAATCCTTATAATGTGGGCTTCAAATCTTTACCATCGACCAAAGCTTACTCGTTCTCAg CTTGCAGTAATCATTCCATTGGCTATAGTTCACACCCTTGGCAACCTTTTGACAAATGTTAGTATTGGGAGAGTTAATGTCTCCTTCACTCACACCATTAAAGCAATGGAGCCCTTTTTCACAGTCTTATTCTCTGTTCTTTTTCTTGGAGAG TGGCCTACATTTTGGATAGTGTTCTCCCTCATACCAGTTGTTGGTGGAGTGGCATTAGCATCCTTCACTGAGGCATCTTTTAATTG GATTGGTTTCTGCAGTGCAATGGCTTCCAATGTGACTAACCAATCGCGTAATGTTCTCAGTAAAAAATTCATGGTTAAAAATgag gaGACATTGGACAATATCAATCTTTTCTCAATAATAACCATAATTTCGTTTATGCTATTGGTTCCTGCTGCCATTTTATTGGAAGGGGTCAAGTTCAGTCCTTCATACCTGCAATCTGCT GCAAACCAAGGTTTGAATATTAGAGAACTATGCATAAGATCTCTTCTGGCTGGATTCTGTTTACACAGTTATCAACAG GTGTCGTACATGATATTGCAAATGGTGTCACCAGTGACACATTCAGTGGGGAACTGTGTGAAGAGAGTTGTGGTCATAATTGCATCAGTTATCTTCTTCCAAACGCCTGTTTCACCCATTAACTCCCTCG GCACTACACTGGCTCTTACTGGAGTCTTCTTGTACTCGAAAGCAAAACAGCTGAAGCCAAAGCCCAAG GGTGGTGAATCTCTTAAGGTTGCAGAATAG